The following are encoded together in the Luoshenia tenuis genome:
- the coaD gene encoding pantetheine-phosphate adenylyltransferase: MRTCVYPGSFDPLTLGHLDLICRAHDIFDEVIVAVLVNASKKPVFSVQERMEMIRDAVTGLDHVTVDAFDGLLVDYAKSKKASVILRGLRAVSDFEYELQIATLNNEMAPDVETLFMMSQPQYSFLSSSIVREVGSYGRDLRPFVPSQIVDRVSRRLRK; the protein is encoded by the coding sequence ATGAGGACTTGTGTTTATCCGGGAAGTTTTGATCCGTTGACGCTGGGACATCTGGATCTGATCTGCCGCGCGCACGATATCTTTGACGAGGTCATCGTGGCGGTACTGGTCAACGCCAGCAAAAAGCCTGTATTTTCGGTGCAGGAGCGTATGGAGATGATCCGGGACGCGGTGACCGGCTTGGATCACGTAACGGTAGACGCCTTTGACGGCCTGCTGGTGGACTATGCCAAGTCGAAAAAGGCGAGTGTGATCCTGCGGGGTCTGCGCGCAGTTTCAGACTTTGAATATGAGTTGCAGATCGCAACCTTGAACAACGAGATGGCGCCGGATGTGGAGACGCTATTTATGATGTCGCAGCCGCAGTATTCCTTTTTAAGCTCCAGCATCGTGCGCGAGGTCGGTTCTTATGGCAGGGACTTGAGGCCCTTTGTCCCTTCGCAGATCGTCGACCGGGTGAGCCGGCGGCTCAGAAAATAA
- a CDS encoding ATPase, producing the protein MNIHSLLDYLEAELGKGSSMPLTSRVLVDREKCLEILEEIRENLPEDIKEARYIVEQRNQLLYDAQQECDNMLSGAQEKLSAIINDHEITRGAYAQAEQVLANAQQNAQEVQMGAKVYADDVLAQLQNFLDKELEDVVHNREGLRQE; encoded by the coding sequence ATGAACATTCATTCTTTGTTAGATTATTTGGAGGCAGAGCTGGGCAAGGGCTCCAGCATGCCGTTAACCAGCCGTGTATTGGTAGACCGGGAAAAATGCCTGGAGATTTTAGAGGAGATCCGCGAGAACCTGCCCGAAGATATTAAAGAGGCGCGCTATATCGTCGAGCAGCGCAACCAACTGCTCTACGATGCCCAGCAGGAGTGCGACAATATGCTCTCCGGCGCACAGGAGAAGCTGAGCGCGATCATCAACGACCATGAGATTACCCGAGGCGCGTATGCCCAGGCGGAGCAGGTTTTGGCTAACGCCCAGCAGAACGCCCAGGAGGTGCAAATGGGCGCCAAGGTCTATGCGGACGATGTACTGGCGCAATTACAGAACTTTTTGGATAAAGAGCTGGAGGACGTTGTGCATAACCGCGAGGGACTGCGCCAGGAATAG